A genomic segment from Actinomycetota bacterium encodes:
- the dapF gene encoding diaminopimelate epimerase gives MRGSLEFAKYQGAGNDFVMVVDLDDDRPLSAEEVAAVCDRRAGVGADGLIRIVRTDREGASFFMDYANADGSVAEMCGNGIRCVGVLLHDRGLTDITSVDVLTRAGVRHLTLHAEPTGVRRATTTMGTPNFTRAAIPMRGPAWETFLAQPLEIGDGLTLTASAVSMGNPHLVVFVDGDPATVHVGHIGPALERHDLFPEGTNVEFAYVHDGVVHARVWERGSGETMACGSGACAAAVAANEAGLVSSRTVVRFPGGDLEVERRDDGEVLLTGEARRVFEGVADLEALVGS, from the coding sequence GTGAGAGGATCGCTCGAGTTCGCGAAGTACCAGGGGGCGGGCAACGACTTCGTGATGGTTGTCGACCTCGACGACGATCGACCCCTCTCGGCCGAGGAGGTGGCGGCGGTCTGCGATCGGCGGGCCGGGGTGGGAGCCGATGGCCTGATCCGGATCGTGCGAACCGACCGCGAGGGCGCATCGTTCTTCATGGACTACGCGAACGCCGACGGATCGGTGGCCGAGATGTGCGGCAACGGTATCCGCTGCGTCGGCGTGCTGTTGCACGACCGTGGACTGACCGACATCACCTCGGTCGATGTCCTCACTCGCGCCGGCGTCCGGCATCTCACCCTGCATGCCGAACCCACGGGTGTGCGGCGGGCGACCACGACGATGGGCACGCCGAACTTCACACGCGCGGCGATCCCGATGCGCGGTCCGGCCTGGGAGACCTTCCTGGCGCAGCCGCTCGAGATCGGTGACGGGCTCACGCTGACCGCCTCCGCCGTCTCGATGGGCAACCCTCACCTCGTCGTCTTCGTCGACGGCGACCCGGCGACCGTGCACGTCGGCCACATCGGGCCCGCGCTGGAGCGCCACGACCTCTTCCCAGAAGGCACGAACGTGGAGTTCGCGTACGTGCACGACGGGGTGGTGCACGCTCGGGTCTGGGAGCGGGGGAGCGGGGAGACGATGGCGTGCGGCAGCGGCGCGTGCGCCGCCGCGGTCGCGGCGAACGAGGCGGGCCTCGTCTCCTCGCGTACCGTCGTGCGGTTCCCGGGTGGCGACCTCGAGGTCGAACGTCGGGACGACGGCGAGGTGCTGTTGACGGGTGAGGCGCGGCGCGTGTTCGAGGGGGTCGCCGACCTCGAGGCGCTGGTGGGCTCATGA
- the miaB gene encoding tRNA (N6-isopentenyl adenosine(37)-C2)-methylthiotransferase MiaB codes for MEGTYAIRTFGCQMNEHDSERIAGLLLADGMTPADRFADAHVVVLNTCAIRENADNKLYGNLGHLKPLKAANPQMRIVVSGCLAQKDQGEIQRRAPWVDVVVGTHALPHLLDLLERSETEGPQMDVREQTETFPSALPAARDDAFRAWVSIAPGCDNACTFCIVPLVRGPQRSRSVGDILAEVQGLAARGVVEVTLLGQNVNTYGRDVTVPGSSRTPLFAHLLRQVGAVEGIRRVRFTSPHPHDFTPDVIDAMAETPSVCEHIHFPLQSGSDAVLRRMQRSYRRDRYLGWLDRIRTAIDGIAVSTDIIVGFPGETEQDFEQTLEVVEAARFDSAYMFQYSPRPGTRAAGFEEQVPKPVVQERFDRLVALQERVSTDRAAALVGETHEVLVEGGDRKGRSTQSRTRTNRIVHIADALEPGTFARARIVAAAPHHLTGELVHARVGAAI; via the coding sequence GTGGAGGGCACGTATGCGATCCGCACCTTCGGGTGCCAGATGAACGAGCATGACTCGGAGCGCATCGCCGGGTTGCTCCTCGCCGACGGCATGACCCCGGCCGACCGATTCGCCGACGCGCACGTGGTGGTGCTCAACACGTGCGCGATCCGCGAGAACGCCGACAACAAGCTCTACGGCAACCTCGGCCATCTGAAGCCGTTGAAGGCGGCCAACCCCCAGATGCGGATCGTCGTCAGCGGGTGCCTCGCCCAGAAGGACCAGGGCGAGATCCAGCGTCGTGCCCCTTGGGTCGACGTGGTCGTCGGGACCCACGCGCTGCCGCACCTCCTGGACCTGTTGGAACGCTCGGAGACCGAGGGCCCCCAGATGGACGTGCGCGAGCAGACGGAGACGTTCCCGAGCGCGCTGCCGGCGGCCCGCGATGACGCGTTCCGCGCGTGGGTCTCGATCGCGCCGGGGTGCGACAACGCCTGCACGTTCTGCATCGTGCCGCTCGTCCGGGGGCCGCAGCGTTCCCGCTCCGTCGGCGACATCTTGGCCGAGGTCCAGGGGCTCGCCGCCCGGGGGGTCGTCGAGGTGACCCTGCTCGGCCAGAACGTGAACACGTACGGTCGCGACGTCACCGTGCCCGGGTCGTCGCGCACTCCGCTGTTCGCCCATCTCTTGCGACAGGTGGGCGCGGTCGAGGGGATCCGACGGGTTCGGTTCACCAGCCCGCACCCGCACGACTTCACGCCCGACGTCATCGACGCTATGGCCGAGACGCCGTCCGTCTGCGAACACATCCACTTCCCGCTGCAGTCGGGGTCGGACGCCGTGCTTAGGCGCATGCAGCGGTCGTACCGGCGCGACCGCTACCTGGGCTGGCTCGATCGCATCCGCACGGCGATCGATGGGATCGCCGTCTCCACCGACATCATCGTGGGCTTCCCGGGGGAGACCGAGCAGGACTTCGAGCAGACGCTCGAGGTGGTGGAAGCCGCTCGTTTCGACAGCGCGTACATGTTCCAGTACTCGCCCCGTCCGGGCACGAGGGCGGCGGGCTTCGAGGAGCAGGTCCCCAAGCCGGTCGTGCAGGAGCGGTTCGACCGTTTGGTCGCGCTGCAGGAGCGTGTCTCGACCGACCGAGCCGCGGCGCTCGTCGGTGAGACCCATGAGGTGTTGGTGGAGGGCGGCGACCGGAAGGGACGCTCGACACAGTCGCGGACCCGAACGAACCGCATCGTGCACATCGCTGACGCCCTGGAGCCGGGCACCTTCGCGCGGGCCCGCATCGTGGCGGCCGCCCCACACCACCTCACTGGCGAGCTCGTGCACGCCCGAGTCGGCGCGGCCATCTGA
- the miaA gene encoding tRNA (adenosine(37)-N6)-dimethylallyltransferase MiaA, which translates to MATGPRLLALVGPTACGKTDAGIALARSLGTEICSVDSMLVYRGMDIGTAKPTAQQRGLVRHHLLDLAEPSERFTVARYQALGREAISGIRARGLPPLLVGGSGLYFRALADELIFPGEDPSVRAQLEDEAQAVGVGRLFRRLEDLDPVAAAKIEPGNVRRVVRALEVAAITGSPFSAFAADWDRYDPARVLVAGVAVEARTLAARIADRVAAMFAAGWLDEVRGLVGRGFGAWLTSSQAIGYAELVRHLDGRLSLEEAWEGTVRRTKGLARRQMAWFRRDPRIHWFEAGEGGAVEVVDDMRAFLTS; encoded by the coding sequence ATGGCGACCGGGCCGCGGCTCCTGGCGCTCGTGGGACCGACCGCATGCGGCAAGACGGACGCGGGGATCGCGCTGGCTCGATCCCTGGGTACCGAGATCTGCTCGGTCGATTCGATGCTCGTGTACCGAGGCATGGACATCGGGACCGCCAAGCCGACGGCCCAGCAACGGGGGCTCGTGCGGCACCACCTGCTGGACCTCGCCGAGCCCTCCGAGCGGTTCACCGTCGCCCGCTACCAGGCCCTTGGGCGAGAGGCGATCTCGGGCATCCGGGCCCGTGGCCTTCCGCCCCTGCTGGTCGGTGGGTCGGGGCTCTACTTCCGAGCGCTCGCCGACGAGCTGATCTTCCCGGGCGAGGACCCGTCGGTACGAGCGCAGCTCGAGGATGAGGCCCAGGCCGTCGGTGTCGGACGACTCTTCCGGCGTCTCGAGGACCTGGATCCGGTCGCCGCGGCGAAGATCGAGCCGGGCAACGTGCGGCGCGTCGTGCGGGCGCTCGAGGTCGCCGCGATCACGGGCTCGCCGTTCAGCGCCTTCGCCGCCGACTGGGACCGCTACGACCCCGCGCGTGTGCTCGTGGCGGGGGTCGCGGTCGAGGCCAGAACCCTGGCCGCCCGCATCGCGGATCGCGTCGCGGCGATGTTCGCTGCCGGCTGGCTCGACGAGGTGCGTGGACTCGTCGGGCGCGGATTCGGCGCATGGCTCACCTCGAGCCAGGCGATCGGGTACGCGGAACTCGTCCGCCACCTCGACGGTAGGCTTTCCCTCGAGGAAGCCTGGGAGGGAACGGTGCGACGCACGAAGGGTTTGGCCCGCAGGCAGATGGCCTGGTTCCGGCGTGACCCTCGCATTCATTGGTTCGAGGCCGGCGAGGGCGGGGCGGTCGAGGTCGTCGACGACATGAGGGCGTTCCTGACGTCGTGA
- the dapE gene encoding succinyl-diaminopimelate desuccinylase, whose amino-acid sequence MSLDAPTGSALADRLGDRALALIDVPSVSRGEADILASIRSSLPRSFEVLDDHDTVLFVAPAVRRAGRPFVVLAGHVDTVPIAGNVPGLLEHGRVVGRGAADMKGALAVIMELADELADDPGSVDVGLLFFGREELPFIESALVPLFDRCPPAATPDLAIVMEPTDNAVEVGCLGNLNATVIVTGRAAHSARPWQGENAIHRAVAALAPLADLPVRDVIIDGLTFREVVSVTTIAGGVAANVVPDHVEAGVNYRYAPGHAPAEAESRLRELLAPARVEVRIDGNAPPGAVSVRNPLVTRLREAGDLPLRPKQAWTPVAEFALAGVDAVNFGPGDPQYAHRDDERVEVHSLVRCHAVLRAFLGLGAAAGRDGQEGSKT is encoded by the coding sequence ATGAGCCTGGATGCTCCGACCGGCTCGGCGCTCGCGGATCGACTCGGTGACCGCGCGCTCGCCCTGATCGACGTGCCGTCGGTCAGCCGAGGCGAGGCGGACATCCTGGCATCGATCCGCTCATCGTTGCCGCGAAGCTTCGAGGTGCTCGACGACCACGACACCGTCCTGTTCGTCGCCCCGGCGGTGCGGCGGGCCGGGCGGCCGTTCGTCGTGCTCGCCGGGCACGTCGACACCGTACCGATCGCCGGGAACGTACCCGGCCTGCTCGAGCACGGCAGGGTGGTGGGACGGGGTGCGGCCGACATGAAGGGCGCCCTCGCCGTGATCATGGAGCTTGCGGACGAGCTCGCCGACGATCCGGGTTCCGTCGACGTCGGTTTGCTCTTCTTCGGACGTGAGGAGCTCCCATTCATCGAGAGCGCCCTCGTGCCGCTGTTCGATCGGTGCCCGCCCGCCGCCACGCCCGACCTCGCGATCGTGATGGAGCCGACCGACAACGCCGTCGAGGTCGGATGCCTCGGCAACCTGAACGCAACGGTCATCGTGACGGGGAGAGCGGCGCACAGCGCGCGTCCGTGGCAGGGCGAGAACGCGATCCACCGGGCGGTCGCGGCGCTCGCCCCCCTCGCCGACCTGCCCGTGCGCGATGTCATCATCGATGGGCTCACCTTCCGGGAGGTCGTGAGCGTGACCACGATCGCGGGCGGGGTGGCCGCGAACGTCGTCCCCGACCATGTCGAGGCGGGGGTGAACTACCGCTACGCGCCCGGACACGCCCCGGCCGAGGCCGAGTCTCGGCTCCGGGAGTTGCTGGCACCCGCGCGCGTCGAGGTCCGCATCGACGGGAACGCGCCCCCCGGGGCGGTGAGCGTGCGCAACCCGCTGGTGACGCGTCTCCGCGAGGCCGGCGATCTGCCCCTGCGGCCCAAGCAGGCGTGGACACCGGTCGCGGAGTTCGCCCTGGCCGGCGTCGACGCCGTCAACTTCGGCCCCGGTGACCCGCAGTACGCTCATCGTGACGACGAACGCGTCGAGGTGCACTCGCTGGTGCGATGCCACGCGGTCCTTCGCGCGTTCCTGGGCCTCGGGGCGGCCGCCGGTCGCGATGGGCAGGAGGGGTCGAAGACGTGA